Below is a window of Agrobacterium vitis DNA.
GCCATCTGGACTGCGCGGCGGGTGGCGCCCTTCAAGGCGGCGGCCTGATCTTTGTTAATTGCGCGCACGTTTCCCTCCTCAGAAGTCAAGGATATTTTTTGCCGATTTGTTTTCGTGAACTGCCCCGCGCAGGCGGATAAAACCGCAACAGAAACAGGGGCTTAACTTTAGAACTTACTCATTTGCGAGGCCGATATGACCCAGACAAAACCTCCTGCCGAAACCAGGAACCCCCAGCCCCGGCAGGAGAGCCGCACAACGACCGGGGAACCCCAATCCGGCGGCAAGATTGCGCCGGGAAACGACCAGACCCGACGCGGGAGGAACGGAAAGCGGGGCGCTTCATTCGGCGACCTCCGGGACAAGAGCTTGATCTGGACGGGTAACGCCATCTGGCCAAACCAGATCAGCGGGCCAACGGTCAGAAAACCACTGCATGGCACGCTCAAATGTTCCGGTCGTCACATCGGCCCGGCCATCCGCAATAGCGTCAAGGGTCGAGCCTCGATTTAGCACCAACGTCGAAATGCGCTGGCGACCAACGCCGCGAGACGCAGCATAGGTATCGGAAATCAGAATGAGCTTTTCGCGCAATGTCATCATGGTCACGAAGGATACGGAACGTTTTCCGCATCGTCAACGGAATTCTTTCCGTCTTACCGAAAAACAAAACGCGGATAGTATTCCGCTCATGACCGAAAGCATTCAGCAGCGCATATCGAAACTCATCCAATCCACCGGGAAAGGCCCGCAGTGGGTGTCGAAGGAGATTGGCCTGGACAAGGAGACGCTGCCGAAGCTCCTCAGAAAGCCCGATCAGGTGCCGAGCATGCGGACAATCGCCGCCTTGGCGAAATTCTTTGATGTCACCGAGCAGTTCATCATGCACGGCAAAGCCGGCGATGAAGTGCAGGCGGTAAAGGAACAGGACGCTGCGCAGCCGGAAGTCTCCAGCGTCCAGGCCACGACCTCTGCGCCTCAAACAATGGCAATGGACGTTCCAGTCATGGGGACCGCCGCAGGGTCTCTCGTCAGGGGCGCGTTCAAGCTTGAACCAGGTGTCGTCGACTATGTCCGCCGTCCGCCAGCTTTGATGGGCGCGCGCGATATCTATGCCCTGTACGTCGAAGGGTCATCGATGGAGCCGCAGTTTTTCCCGGGTGACCTGATTTATCTCAACCCTCACCGCCCAGCCAGAGCAGGCGATGTCGTCGTCGTCCAAAGCAAAACCAGCGACCACATCGATGTCGAGGCATCGCTCGGAGTTTTCCTGCGAAAGACAGAGAACCATGTCGTCATCGGCAAGCACAATCCTGCCAAATCGGAGGTGAGCCTCCCAAGGGAATTCGTTGTCAGCATCCATCGCGTCTTGAGCGTCAACGAATTGCTTTCGTCTTAATGCGGTGATGTGCTTATCACTTTCAGCAAAATCAAAATGCCGGAGCCAATGGCCAGAAACCACCAAACTGGTAGGCTCTTCGCAGGTGGATGGCTAATTATGCCCTTATTTTGCGGGCTTTGGGCTGCCTGACTGGAAAGCCGGGCTTGGCTTTGCAAAACCTCTGCCACATGACGCTGGACAGACAATTCTATTTCAGCACTTACAGGCTCAGGCCTGACCGGAGCATGGCCAATCACGGAAAGAGCAGCCCGAACCTTTTGGAAGGCGCGGGTTCTCATACTTTCGCCTTGATGCCCTTTGTAGACCCCAAACCACCGAAATCCACAGACTGAATTCCGACAAACGCGCCTTAGGACAGGAAGCCATTCCGGGTCAGCCATCAAGTCCTGAGCGACACTCTTCAGTTTTGGATCGTCAGGCGCAAAGCCACCACCCGGTACGCCATGGTAAAGCATGTGGCGAGAAACCCTCCACACGAACCAGATGGTCATATCCATCCACGCCTCTCGGTGAAGCAGGTGGTTAAAAATGCGCTGGTACACCATCGGCTTCGATGCATAGCGCGTCACTTCAACGCGGAAAAGCGCGGCAACATTCATATCCGTCTTATTGATCGCAAGCTGCTTCCTCAACGTGGCATCAGTGAGATCGATGGCCTCATCCCTTGACAACCCGCGCGGCGCATCAACGCCTAAACCTTTTAGATAGGCGATCTGCGCCTCGGTCGCAGGCTCTGGCGGAAGCAATTGCGCCACCACACTCCCGTCAACAGCCTCACCCTTGCACGTCTCACAGGCGTCCGCCTCGTCAAAGGCCTTCACATTTCTGCTGTTGTGCTTACCGGTTTTTGTCGAGACGAAACCGACTCTGTAAATTGGCACGGAATACCCTCTCCCAACAAAAAACGGAATTCCTTCCGCACTCCCCGTTGACACGGAATTCATTCCGCATCATATTCCGTTTCATCCACCGCAACCACACGGTGGCTACCCCGAGGCCCGCCGCCATTGCCCTACAGATCCACCGGGCGGCGGGCACCCGGACCTTCAACGGGGAACAGATCATGTCTTTCAAATCACTGCAATTGGTGATGGTGCCTTTTTGCGTCCCTTCGCCCGCCACCCGCTTTGACCTGCGCCGCATCGGCGCTTTCATCGCCCGCCACCAGATCGCTTTCATGCTGCCCTGTGCTTGCGCTATCGGCTTCATGATCGCTTGCAGCGTGTGAGGCGGCCATGACACCGCAAGAGCAAGACGCCCTGATCCGCGAGAACTACACCCTGAAAATGGCCCTTGTCCGCACATTCAGGGAAATCGACCCCTGCACGATGATCGACACCAACACGCCGATCAAAGAGCTGTGCGATCTGCCCTTCACGCTGCGCAATCAACTGCGACTGCTGACGCTGGAGGTTGCGCGATGACGCCTGACGTCTTGATGCAGGTTTACGGCCTGATCCTCCTGGTGATCTGCTGTTTCGGATGGATACTGTATTTGTGGAATTCAAACAGCACGTTGCGTAGGGCTCATGTGGACGACCGCGTCCGCCGTGTCAGCGCCGAGGCCGCCCTTTCCTTTGCCGCCAATCTGCCTGCGCACGACCGGGCAGAATTCATCTGGCAATACCATTTCGGCGGGACGCCTGCCGTTGGCTACCCGGCTTGGCCGCAATTTCTCCAGGCGCGCATCAACGTTGCGCTGGACAATCGCTCATGACCCGCCTCGCCCGCGCCCCGGTTTCGTCTTTCCGCGCCGATGGTTCGCTGCTGGATATGGTTGCGCCTGATGTCGGAGAGGTCTGCATCTATAAGATGGCCGCAGGCCTATCGCGCATCAACCGTTACAATGGCGTGCCGGAAGCGGGCGGGTTTAGCGTTGCCCAGCACAGCGTTATGGGCACCGAGGCGCTGCTGCACGAGCGCGTCGATCCCATCGTGGCCGCGCTATTTTTGCTTCACGATGGCCATGAATTCGTTGTGGGGGATTGGACCCGCCCGGCGCAAGACGCGCTGGCCGCAATCATCACCCAGCAGACGGCGGACCCTGCCTATGCCGTCGCCTTCCGCCGCGCCATGCAGACCCTGAAAACCGGATGGGACACGGTGATCTATACCGCGCTTGGCCTGCCCGCGCCTGCCGCATGGCGCAACAATCACCGCAAGCTGGTCCACGACATGGACCTGATGATGCTGGGTGCCGAGGCGCGCGCGCTGTTTCTGCGCGGCCAGGAGCTTTACCCCATCGGCAAATACCCCCAGCCGAAGCTGAAGGGCGCGATCACCCCATGGGGTCCAGCCAAGGCCGAAGAGGCCTTCATCAAACTCGCCATCCGCCTGATCGGCCAGGACCGCATAGACGCCTGCCGACTGGCCCACCTCGCCCATATTTCCAAGCCGGCCAAGGGCCGGTGAACTGGAGGAGTTTTTTATGTCCAGAATCTACCTTGCATCCAGCTGGCGGAATACGTCGCAGCCGCTAGCCGTCCAGACGCTGCGCAACGCAGGTCACTTTGTCTACGATTTTCGAAACCCGCCAAACGGCGTCAAGGGCTTCGCGTGGTCCGAAATCGATCCTGACTGGCAGGCATGGGATGCGAAGAAATACCGCGACCTACTGACCACCCATCCTACGGCTGCACTCGGCTACATGAATGACTTCCGAGGCATGGAGTGGGCAGACACCTGCATCCTGCTCCTACCCTGCGGACGTTCGGCACATCTGGAAGCCGGATGGTTCGCCGGTCGCGGCAAGCGCCTGATCATCTGGACCCGCGATGGCGAAGAGCCGGAACTGATGGCACTGATGGCGAACGCAATCTGCACATCGCTGGACGAAGTGCTGAATGCCTTGGAAGGCGGTGCGTGATGGATAATCAACGCATAGCGCCACCCTTCGAAGGCCAGCAATTTACCAGCTTTCAGCAGTGGGTGAACAAAGCATCTTCCTGGCTAACCTGCCATCCTGAATACAGGAATACCGAGCATGGCGAAGGGAAAGGCTGGCGCGGCAATCATTTCACAGCGATGTGCTTTGATAGCATCGGTCGCCGTATGCGCTGCGGCGCTGATTTACACCGCGCCGATGCGGAGGGAACTTTCCCTGTCTGGTGGGTTTGGCCCGATCAGATTTGCGAGCTTGTAGCGCGCGTTTCCGACCTTGCCGCACACGGTAAGCTATCGATGGGAATTGGCGAAAAAGCCACCAATCCATCAGAATCGGCAGATGCGTGATGGCCTATTTTTCCAACGCATCGGAGGGGATGGGCTACGTCGAAGAGCATTGCTCTCGCTGCGTCCACGACGAAGGCTGCCCGGTCATGGAAGCCCACCTGCTGTTCAATTATCGGGAATGCAACAATCCCGACAGCATTTTGAACATGCTCATCCCGCGAGACGGAATCGTCAATCAGCGCTGCAAAATGTTCATTGAGAAGAAGGCGGTCGGTGACCTGTTCGCAGAAACGGCAGGTGCATAATGGCCGGTTCCGTCAACAAAGTCATTCTCATCGGCTACCTCGGCGCCGATCCGGAAATTCGCCGCACCCAGGACGGCAAGCCGATTGCCAATCTGCGGGTGGCCACATCCGAGACCTGGCGCGACCACACATCCGGTGACCGCAAGGAAAAGACCGAGTGGCACAGCGTGGTGATTTTCACCGAAGGTCTCTGCAAGGTTGCCGAGCAGTACCTGAAAAAGGGCGCTCACGTCTACATCGAGGGCAAGCTGCAAACCCGCAAATGGCAGGACCAGAGCGGCAACGACCGCTACAGCACCGAGATCGTGCTGAACGGTTTCAACGCCACCCTGACCATGCTGGGCAGCAACTCTTCCAACCGCCCGCCCGCCGCCGATAGCCCGGATGATTACGGCCAAAGCCGCGACACCGGCAGCCGCGCTGCGCCTGCTGGGCGCGACTTCCGCGACGATATGGATGACGAGGTGCCGTTCTAGCACCGAGCATTCTAGCGCCTTCCCAACCCCGAAAGGACCAATCCGATGAAAGTCATAAATGAAGCCAGCGTGTTGCTGGGTGTGCTCGAACAGGGGGAGTTGAACACTGACCTGTCACGCACACTGAAAGAGGTCATCACCATTCTGCACGATCTCTCGCAGGAAAGCCCGAAGACGAAATTCAAGGGCGAAGTCAGCCTGATCATGAAGTTCGAAATGCACAACGACATGGTCAACGTCAGCAACGAGATCAAGACAAAGACGCCGAAGGTGCAGCGCCGGGGCGATGTCTTCTGGGCAACGGATGAAGGTGCGCTTTCCACCGAACATCCCAGCCAGCGCGACATGTTCGGCGGCCCGCGCGTCATCGAAAGCACACGCCAGAACTGACCCTTTCCCCTCTTCGCCTTCCAAGTTTCACAGCCTTTAAACCCCAAGGAGCATGACCATGACAGAAATTGACACCCTCGTCGGCAGCCTGCAACCGCTGACCCTCGATATCAACGCCATCCGCGAAATGGCGGACGATGCAGGAACGAGGATTGACCATGTCGGGTTGATCACGGCCATCCACGGATTACCCTCGGAAATCCCCATTCTGATCGATCGCAAGGCCGGCAAGGCGATCTCCGTCAAGCCGCTGCTGGAGGAATACCGTGAAAAGCCCCGCGCCAAACTCGGCACAGCCGAAGTCAAAACGCTGGAAAGCTTCATCGGTCTGGTCAATCGCCACAAGACCAGCGACAGCGTGATTTTCGCCGAAACCGACTGGCAGAAACCCAGCATCACCGCCGTGATCGATTACCATCAGGCGGTAAGCGGCGGCGAAGCCGACAATTGCAAGCACCGGATCAAATATCCATTCCCGTTGTCGGAAG
It encodes the following:
- a CDS encoding S24 family peptidase → MSFSRNVIMVTKDTERFPHRQRNSFRLTEKQNADSIPLMTESIQQRISKLIQSTGKGPQWVSKEIGLDKETLPKLLRKPDQVPSMRTIAALAKFFDVTEQFIMHGKAGDEVQAVKEQDAAQPEVSSVQATTSAPQTMAMDVPVMGTAAGSLVRGAFKLEPGVVDYVRRPPALMGARDIYALYVEGSSMEPQFFPGDLIYLNPHRPARAGDVVVVQSKTSDHIDVEASLGVFLRKTENHVVIGKHNPAKSEVSLPREFVVSIHRVLSVNELLSS
- a CDS encoding single-stranded DNA-binding protein translates to MAGSVNKVILIGYLGADPEIRRTQDGKPIANLRVATSETWRDHTSGDRKEKTEWHSVVIFTEGLCKVAEQYLKKGAHVYIEGKLQTRKWQDQSGNDRYSTEIVLNGFNATLTMLGSNSSNRPPAADSPDDYGQSRDTGSRAAPAGRDFRDDMDDEVPF